GTATTCCAAGAGTTTTTTAAAACTCCTCTTAATTCCATTTGTTGTTTTTTCATTATATCATGGAATGGTTTCTATAGCTGATTGGATTCAACTTGAAAATTTTGAATTTGTAATTGAGCTTATTGAACCACTAGAGTTCTACGTTTTTTTGGTATTTAATGTCGTCATCCAATTTGTTCTTTTAAAGAAAATTAAAAAAAGCAGTGCTTCTCAAGACACTAAAAAGTGGCTCATAATTATAGTATTGGGATTGTTTCTTTTATTGATATTTCTTTTAATATCTGAATTTGGTGAAGTATTTCTATCATTGGACTTGTGGGATATTTCGAAATCTTTGATTTCAGTTTTTTCTATTATTATTTCTTATAAAGGTGTACTCGCCTTACAGATTGAAGAAGAAAGACGAAAAATTAAAAAAATAACCCGAGTTAAAATCCAAAAAGAATCGGAATCAACTCAAGAAAACCATAGAATCCATAAAATGAAATTAATAATGGAGTCTGAAGAACTTTTTAAAGATGCAAAATTAACTAGAGAGTCGTTTGCTGAAAAATTAGGGATAAGTTCAAGTAGTGTCA
This genomic window from Tenacibaculum sp. 190524A05c contains:
- a CDS encoding helix-turn-helix transcriptional regulator; translated protein: MSTFNLLYFTGVILLFFFVLILITGKKYRSKSNFYLAGTLLTILLLNLKINEQLNYWLLIETLEFFRLEYLFSPLLFLYVTFTLNEVYSKSFLKLLLIPFVVFSLYHGMVSIADWIQLENFEFVIELIEPLEFYVFLVFNVVIQFVLLKKIKKSSASQDTKKWLIIIVLGLFLLLIFLLISEFGEVFLSLDLWDISKSLISVFSIIISYKGVLALQIEEERRKIKKITRVKIQKESESTQENHRIHKMKLIMESEELFKDAKLTRESFAEKLGISSSSVTRILKEQEQISFTDFVNSYRIELAKKMLKDHRFEIFSLEAIGKEVGFKSRSSFYETFKKQVGVSPGKFKKN